A single genomic interval of Ictalurus furcatus strain D&B chromosome 20, Billie_1.0, whole genome shotgun sequence harbors:
- the klhl40a gene encoding kelch-like protein 40a: MAAVPVDPVTEPRMYQQSLLLGGLCELLENDKFVDCILKIKDQDFPCHKLVLAASSPYFKAMFLSDLEESKIREVVLKDVDPDIMKMILRYLYTCDINLTEQNVQDIFMAANVYQIPSIFSVCVSYLEHKMVLSNCLAIFRLGLLLECPRLAAKARDYICDRFELIIRDKDFHQLGSGELAAIITCDTLCVEKEEMVFEALMEWVEYDQVERLKDLPQLLHCVRFRLMSPAYFKEKVEGHRFIKSNQEIKKDLQLIKDAQKGLLPKVSRPSGKKAGAKVNVEDEDENDEGLLPGILNNNLRFGMFLTDFILMISDTGTAAYDPDKNECYLASSSTEIPKNHCSLVTKENQIFVAGGLIYDEQNTEEPFSSYFLQFDPMSSEWLGMPSMPSPLCLFGLVDAENSIFVVGGKELKEGEHALDTVLIYDRQSFKWGESDPVPYSVYGHGTVSHNGLVYVLGGKSDSKKCLRRMCVYNPAKFEWKELAPMKTARSLFGVTVHKKKIYVVTGVTDDGLTSKAEVYDIAKNTWSEFEEFPQERSSLNLISLAGSMYAVGGFAMMPNDTTDKLEPTEMNDIWRFDEEENCWSGMLREIRYASGATVLGVRLNALRLTKI; this comes from the exons ATGGCCGCCGTGCCAGTGGACCCAGTGACAGAACCTCGTATGTACCAGCAGTCGCTTCTTCTGGGTGGCCTCTGTGAACTTCTTGAGAATGATAAGTTTGTGGATTGTATCCTGAAGATTAAGGACCAGGATTTCCCTTGCCACAAGCTGGTGCTGGCTGCCAGCAGCCCGTACTTTAAGGCCATGTTCCTCTCTGACTTGGAGGAGAGCAAAATACGAGAAGTAGTCCTGAAAGATGTGGATCCAGACATCATGAAGATGATTCTGAGGTACCTCTATACCTGTGACATCAACCTGACTGAGCAGAACGTCCAGGACATCTTCATGGCGGCCAACGTGTACCAGATCCCTTCCATATTTAGCGTATGCGTATCCTACCTGGAGCATAAGATGGTACTGAGCAACTGTCTAGCCATCTTCAGGCTTGGACTACTGCTGGAGTGCCCGAGACTGGCAGCAAAGGCTCGGGACTACATTTGTGACCGCTTTGAGCTCATCATCCGGGACAAGGACTTCCACCAGCTGGGATCTGGAGAACTGGCTGCCATTATCACATGTGATACCCTTTGTGTTGAAAAGGAAGAGATGGTGTTTGAAGCTCTAATGGAATGGGTCGAGTATGATCAGGTTGAAAGGCTGAAGGATCTGCCACAACTTCTGCACTGTGTACGGTTTCGTCTGATGTCACCTGCTTATTTTAAGGAGAAAGTGGAGGGGCACCGGTTCATCAAATCCAACCAGGAGATCAAGAAAGATCTACAGCTTATCAAAGATGCACAAAAGGGACTGCTTCCAAAAGTTAGCAGGCCATCAGGCAAGAAGGCAGGAGCCAAAGTAAATGTtgaagatgaggatgaaaatgacgAGGGTCTGCTTCCCGGGATCCTGAATAATAACCTACGCTTTGGAATGTTTCTAACGGACTTTATATTAATGATTAGCGACACGGGGACGGCTGCCTACGACCCTGATAAAAATGAATGCTACTTAGCCTCTTCATCTACTGAGATACCAAAAAATCACTGCAGCTTGGTGACCAAAGAGAATCAGATCTTTGTGGCTGGAGGGCTCATTTACGACGAGCAGAACACGGAGGAACCGTTCAGCTCTTACTTCCTCCAG ttTGACCCCATGAGCTCTGAATGGCTCGGGATGCCCTCAATGCCAAGCCCCCTCTGCCTCTTCGGACTCGTTGATGCAGAGAACTCCATCTTTGTTGTAGGTGGAaaagagctgaaagagggagagcATGCTTTAGACACTGTCTTGATCTACGACAGACA ATCTTTCAAATGGGGCGAATCAGACCCGGTTCCGTATTCGGTCTACGGCCATGGGACCGTCTCGCATAACGGGCTCGTCTACGTCCTGGGTGGAAAATCGGACAGCAA GAAGTGCCTGAGGAGAATGTGCGTCTACAATCCCGCCAAGTTCGAGTGGAAGGAGCTGGCGCCCATGAAAACCGCTCGTTCCCTGTTTGGTGTCACCGTCCACAAGAAGAAAATCTACGTGGTGACAGGAGTCACTGACGACGGCCTGACCAGCAAGGCTGAGGTTTATGACATCGCTAAAAACAC GTGGTCCGAGTTCGAGGAGTTCCCCCAGGAGAGAAGCTCTCTGAACCTGATCTCGCTGGCCGGCAGTATGTACGCTGTGGGAGGCTTCGCCATGATGCCCAACGACACCACAGACAAGCTGGAACCCACCGAGATGAATGATATCTGGAG GTTCGATGAAGAGGAAAACTGCTGGTCTGGGATGCTGCGGGAGATTCGCTACGCTTCAGGCGCCACGGTGTTAGGAGTACGCCTCAACGCTTTACGACTCACCAAGATATAA
- the hhatla gene encoding hedgehog acyltransferase like, a — MGIKAALPKAELYLYTAVLSLAILWAGSWIIEASSENVNRKAFKGSVKPGWHYFGRKMDVADFEWAMWFTTFRNHILFALSGHVIFAKICSMISPKHRSLIYMLYGFVTVLVIMGWTYVSLILSHCILLYSVALVKRKWFCFLAGLTSLATFKMEPFNSWQAGFVTSTFDLQDILFYGGCGFSIMRCMSFALENCEKKDGHYSFMDLIKYNFYLPFFFFGPIMTFDRFHVQANNPNLMRKNREMWNITIQALVHLGAILVVDVFFHYLYILTIPNDMKLVKDLPDWSLAGLAYSNLVYDWVKSAVMFGVINTVSRLDHLDPPQPPKCITMLYVFAETHFDRGINDWLCKYVYDYIGGNHDRIFKELVATICTFVITTLWLGPCELVYIWSFFNCFGLNFELWVAKLFSLPPLSTIEGLMSEAMSRRIRGLFNAVNFWQIVLYNVLALNSLEFAKLVAKRLLFKGFPVSTLSVLLVTYCGVQLVKERERKHALLEEPEPSKPKSD, encoded by the exons ATGGGGATCAAGGCGGCCCTGCCTAAGGCTGAGCTCTACCTCTACACTGCTGTCCTCTCTCTGGCTATCCTGTGGGCAGGAAGTTGGATCATCGAGGCATCCAGCG agAATGTTAACCGAAAGGCCTTTAAGGGGAGTGTGAAACCAGGATGGCACTACTTTGGCAGAAAAATG GACGTGGCTGACTTTGAGTGGGCGATGTGGTTCACCACGTTTCGCAACCACATCTTGTTCGCCCTCTCTGGTCATGTGATCTTCGCCAAAATCTGCTCCATGATTTCTCCCAAG CACAGGTCTCTGATCTACATGTTGTATGGCTTCGTGACCGTGCTCGTCATCATGGGCTGGACATACGTCTCTCTCATCCTGTCTCACTGCATCCTCCTCTACAGTGTAGCCCTCGTAAAGAGGAAGTGGTTCTGCTTCCTGGCTGGACTCACCAGCTTGGCCACCTTCAAGATGGAACCCTTCAACTCTTGGCAG gctGGGTTCGTCACCAGCACCTTCGACCTTCAGGATATCCTGTTCTACGGAGGCTGTGGGTTCTCCATCATGCGCTGCATGAGTTTCGCGTTGGAGAACTGCGAGAAGAAGGACGGCCATTACAGCTTCATGGATTTGATCAAGTACAACTTCTAcctccctttcttcttcttcggaCCCATCATGACGTTTGATCGATTCCACGTGCAG GCCAACAACCCAAACCTGATGCGTAAAAATCGAGAGATGTGGAACATCACCATCCAGGCTTTGGTGCACCTTGGAGCCATTTTGGTGGTGGATGTATTCTTCCATTACCTGTATATTTTGACTATCCCGAATGACATGAAGCTGGTGAAAGACTTGCCTGATTGGTCATTAG CTGGTTTGGCGTACTCAAACCTGGTGTACGACTGGGTGAAATCAGCCGTCATGTTCGGCGTTATCAACACAGTGTCTCGCCTAGACCACCTGGACCCTCCCCAGCCCCCTAAGTGTATCACCATGCTGTACGTCTTCGCCGAAAC GCACTTTGACAGAGGCATCAACGACTGGCTATGCAA GTATGTCTATGACTACATTGGCGGAAATCATGACAGAATCTTCAAGGAGCTGGTCGCTACAATCTGCACCTTTGTTATCACTACTTTGTGGCTCGGACCTTGTGAACTGGTGTACATTTGGTCCTTCTTCAACTGCTTCGGCCTGAACTTTGAGCTGTGGGTGGCTAAGCTCTTCTCCTTGCCCCCTTTGTCTACCATTGAG GGTCTTATGTCTGAGGCAATGTCCCGGCGTATCAGAGGGCTGTTCAATGCTGTTAACTTCTGGCAAATCGTCCTGTATAACGTCCTCGCACTAAACAGCCTGGAGTTTGCTAAGTTGGTGGCCAAGAGACTGTTGTTTAAGG GCTTCCCTGTGTCCACTCTCTCGGTGCTGTTAGTGACCTACTGCGGAGTACAGCTGGTGAAGGAGCGCGAGCGGAAACACGCCCTGCTCGAAGAACCCGAGCCGAGCAAACCCAAATCCGATTAG